Genomic DNA from Longimicrobium sp.:
CCTTCACGTCGGCGGTGTGGAGCCGCCGGAACATGTCGACGTCGCGATTGTTCCACGCAACGAAGTCCAGCAGGTGAAAGTTCGTGGCGTTCACCACCGCCTGGTCGGCTGCGACCGGCCCGGGCGCGGTTCCGGCCGGGGCGGCTCCCGACGACGAACAACCCGCCACCCCGAGGACCAGCGCCGCCGCGCCCGCTGCGATGCCGCGCCTCACTCCGACGATTCCGATGCTGGCGTTCATTGCGTGGATGCTCCCGCTGAAGATTCACGTTGACCCCGACCGCCCGAACGGCACCGAATCTGTTTTCCTCCCCCGGTGGCGGGTAGTAGTTACCGGTTGGTGAGTACTCGGCAACGACATGACCGCTGCCCGGACGGCGGCGTCAGGCGGTGAGCCGGAGCCGGTGCCCCGCGGGGTCCGCAACCCACCATCCGGCCCCGTCACGCTCGGCGTTCGGCACCCGCCGCAGCACCGCTTCCAGGCGGGCGGGCGAATCCAGCCGCACCGTGTAGTGCCGGAGCCCCGCCGTGCCGGCGGGCTGCGGCGCCGCCCCCACCCCCTGCCACGTGTTCAGCGCCAGCCGGTGCGGAAACCGGCCCCCGGCGTGGAAGTCCGCCATCCCCAGCTGGGGCGCGTACAGGTGGTCCAGCAAGCCCAGGACGTCGCGGTAGAAGCGGTGCGTGGCGGCGATGTCCCCGACGTGGAAGTGGACGTGGCCCACCCTGGTTCCGGAGGGCACCGGCCGGTCGTAGTCCGCGTCCGGGAGGCGGGCAAGAAGCTGCTCCACGTCCAGCGGGTCGCGCCCGCTGCGCTCCCGCCCCTCGGAATCGATGACGACGGGATGGCTCCCCACCATGCGCATGGAGCCCATGCGCTCCGGGGTCT
This window encodes:
- a CDS encoding VOC family protein, with translation MSNPTDFMTFGPVHLDVIDADRSLGFWRDVVGLRLRARDEGGLQLGTEDETLLVLHPGATSRPRRGFSGLYHVAIHLPDEPEFARVLARLIKRRWPIAPTDHVMSKAIYLDDPDGIGLELTLETPERMGSMRMVGSHPVVIDSEGRERSGRDPLDVEQLLARLPDADYDRPVPSGTRVGHVHFHVGDIAATHRFYRDVLGLLDHLYAPQLGMADFHAGGRFPHRLALNTWQGVGAAPQPAGTAGLRHYTVRLDSPARLEAVLRRVPNAERDGAGWWVADPAGHRLRLTA